The sequence below is a genomic window from Mycobacterium heidelbergense.
GACCGGTACCGGGACGCCTTGACGGCCATCGCGTCGGTGGAGCGGGTGCGCGATCTGCGGCCCGAGCTCCTGGTGACCGGCCATTTCGACCCGATCGCGGGCGCCGACCGCATCGATGCCGAGTTGACCCGGCTGCGCAACGCGATCCAGTACATCCACGACGAGACGGTGGCCGGCATGAACGCCGGCAAGGACGTCCGGACCCTGATGCGCGAGATCGCCTTGCCACCCGAATACGACGTGGGGCAGGGGTATGGAAAGGTCGCCTGGGACGTGCGGGCCATCTGGGAGAACTACTCGGGTTGGTTCCACCACCGGTCGACCACCGAGCTCTATCCGGTCGGATTCGACGCCATCGCCGCCGACGTGGTCGAGCTGGCCGGCGCCGATGCGCTGGTGGACCGGGCGCGGGCGCACCTGGACGCGGGTCGCCCGCTGCAGGCCATCCACCTTGCCGAGCTCGTTCCCCGCGACCATGCGGGGGCGCGCGACGTGCTGAAGGCGGCCCATGAAAGGCTGCTGGCAGGCAGCACCAACTTCTGGGAAAGCGCCTGGCTGCGGCGCCAACTAGCGAGGAACTCATGACGGCGCGAGCCAGCTTCGATTTCACCGGGACCGCGGCGCTGATCACCGGCGGCACCAGCGGGATCGGGCATGCCATCGCGACGCTGTTCCGGGATGCCGGCGCCGAGGTCACCATCACCGGAACCAAACCGGCCGCAAAAGATTACGACGCCGACCTGTCCGGCATGGACTATCGCCGGTTACAGATCACCGACCACACATCGGTGGACGCGTTGGCGGCAAGTTTCACCCGCCTCGACGTGCTGGTGAACAACGCCGGCGCGAATTTCCCTGGAGGCCTTGATGAGTCGAAGCCCGAGGGATTCGACGCGTCGGTCGCGCTCAACCTCACGGGACCGTACCGGTTGACGGTCGGTCTCTATCGCGCATTGAAATCGTCGACCGCGCCCGGCGGTGCCAGCGTGGTGAATCTGGCGTCGATGTCCGCGCTGCGAGCCGTCCCGCTGGTCCCCGGGTACGGCGCGGCGAAGGCCGGGATCGTCTGTCTGACAAGAAACCTCGCCGTCAAGTGGGCGGGCAAAGGAATCCGGGTGAACGCGGTCGCGCCGGGGACGATCGACACCCCGATGACCGCGCCCATGCACGGCGCGGCCGAACTGGTGGAATCCGAGTTGGCTCACATTCCCTTGCGCCGCTTCGGATCCGCGAGCGAGATCGCGCCGACCGTCGCCTTCTTGTGCACCGAGCACAGCAGCTACACCAGTGGAGCGGTCTTCGTCGTCGACGGCGCGTCGGACTGCATCTGAGATCGCAAAGGACATCGACCATGGCATCGCTTGTTTCGGGGGCACTACGACCCGAGGACTTCTACCACACCGGGATCGTCGTGCCCGACCTCGACGCCGCGATGGCCCGCCTGAGCGCACTGGCCGGCTACCGGTGGATCACCCCGATGAGCTACACCCTGCCGTTTCGCACCGCGACCGGAACCCGCGAACTCACCTCGACGTTCGTCTACTCCCTGCAGGCCCCGCATGTCGAACTGATCCAGGAGGTGCCCGAAAGCCCGTGGACGGCGGCGCCCGGCAACTCCATCCATCACCTCGGCTACTTCACCGACAACCTCGCCGACACCGCCCGGGCGCTCGAGGACAACGGCTTCGCGTTCGAGGCCACCGCCGACGTGTCCAAATCGGATCTCGCGCTGTTCGCCTACTACATCGACGCGTTCGGCACCCGCATCGAGATCGTCGACCGCGCGCTGTTTCCCGACTTCCCCGCGTTCCTCAAGTCGGCGGCGCCGACCGAAACCTGACGGAGCCGAACATGTTACTGACGGTGCTGCGCTTCAACTTCGCCTCCCCACATGGCGAGCCCCGCACGCAGGGCGAGTTGATCCGTGCCGCACTCGAGCTGGCGCAGTGGGGCGAGTCCCACGGCATCACCTCGATCAGCGTCGACGAGCATCACGCCACCGGGCACGGGTGGAGCTGCAACCCGATCATGACCGCGGCGATGTTCCTGGCCCGGACCTCGACGCTGATCGCCAGCGTGGACTGCGCGCTCGGGCCGCTGTGGAATCCGGTCCGGCTCGCCGAAGACATCGCGCTCGTGGACAACATGAGCCGCGGTCGGCTGCACACCACGGTGGGCCTGGGCTACCGCACGGTCGAATACGACTCGCTGGGAATCGATTTCGGCCGGCGCGGCGCGCTGATGGACGCTCTCGTCGAGCGGATGCTGTCGGTGTGGTCGGGCGTCGATTCGGGTGCGGGGGTCTGCACCGGCACGTGGACCCGGCCGCACCCGCCGCTGTACGTCGGCGGCGGCGCGCGCGCCACGGCGCGGCGCGCGGCGCGTTTCGGGCTTCCGCTGAGCCTGGCCGATCACCTGCCCGACATCGCCGCCTACTATCGCGAGTTGTGTTCCGACGCCGGCATCAAGCCGCTCATCCTCATGCCCGGGCCGGTCAATCGCGGGATGATCTTCCTGCACGAGGACCCCGACCGGGCGTGGGCGGAGCTCGGTGAGCACATCCTTTGGGAGGCAGTCACTTACGGCGAATGGTCAACGGACCAACGTTCGCTGATGCACCTGCCCGGGGTCCAGACGCTGGACGAGGTCAAAGCCTCGGGCCGATACCGGTTCCTGACCCCGGACCAACTCATCGCCGAGGTCCGCGACGCCGACAACTACGGGCCGCTCGTCATGCACCCGCTGGTCGGCGGCATGCCCGTCGACGAAGCGTGGAAGTCGGTGCAGCTGCTCACCGACAAGGTCCTGCCCGCGCTGAGCTGATTGGGCGCGGGTCGGGCCTCAAGCGGTGCGAAGTTGCTGCAGCCACTCCGCGAGCGAGCGCCCGGCGTCCAGGACATGTCGCTCGGCGATCGCGCGGGCCCGCTCGGCGTCTTTGTCGCCGAGCGCATCGAGCAACTCTTGATGCTCATCGAGCGAATGCTTCTCGTGCTCGGGGAACAGGGTGAGGAAGTTGCTCGGCACCACGCGGGCCGCCTGTTTGATCTGGGTCAACAGTCGTGGGGAGTGCGCGGCGCGATGGATCCCCTGGTGGAAATGCCAGTTTGCCTCGCCGATGCTGTCGTCGCCGGATCGCGCTGCGACATCGGCGGCGAGGGCGCGCAGCATGTCGAGCTCGTCCGGGCCGATGCGTTCGGCCGCCCACGCCGCGGCCTGTCCGGTCAGCACGCCGAGAATCGTGAAGCTGTCCAGCACATCCTCGGGGCTGATGCCGATCACGGTCACGCCACTTCTCGGGGCGACCCGAACCAGGCCTTCGAACGAAAGCTCGAGCAACGCCTCGCGCACCGGGGTCCGGCTGGTGGCGAATTCCGCGGTGATGGCGTCCAGGTCGACCCGCGATCCGGCGGGCAGCGCGCCGGTGAGGATGCGGTCCCTGAGTTCGCGGGCGGCGCGCTCGCGCACCGTTCCGGAGATGTCGATCGCAGACATTGAAGCCATCCGGCAACCGTACCAAATGAAGCATTTGAAATCTGATATATCAGATGTTAGATTTTGCGGATGGGAGATCGGCGAACCGACAGGATGGCGCTCGTCGCGTTCATGCAGGCGGGCAGCACTTCGGTGTACGCGGGGTCGTGGCGGCATCCCGCGACCGAACACCGCTACCTCGACGCGTCGTACTACGCCAAGATCGGGCGGCAGCTCGAAGAGGGCTGCTTCGACCTGATGTTCTTCGACGATCGCCTGGCGATGCCGGGCGTCTACGGCGGCTCGGTGTCGGAGGCGGTGTCCTACGGCGCCCGCCCGGTCAAGCTGGACCTCGGCGTGGTGCTCGGGGTGCTGGCCCAGGCCACCTCGCGGATCGGGCTGGGGGCCACCTACTCGACGACTTACTACGCGCCGTTCCACGTCGCCCGAACCTTCGCCACGCTGGACCACCTTTCCGGTGGCCGGGCGGCCTGGAACGTGGTCACCTCCGTCAACGACAGCGAGGCGCAGAACTTCGGCGTGGACGCCCACCTGGGGCACGACGAACGCTACGACCGCGCCGATGAGTTCATGGACGTGGTCACCGGCCTGTGGGACACGTGGGAGGATGACGCGATCCTGCATGACCGGGCGTCCGGTCGCTACGCCGACCCCGCCAAGGTGCACGAGCTGGGACACGCCGGCCGGTATTTTTCGGCGCGCGGGCCGCTGACCGTGCCGCGTACCCCGCAGGGCCGCCCCGTCATCATCCAGGCCGGGTCGTCGGGCCGGGGCCGCGAATTCGCCTCGCGCTGGGCCGAATTGATCTTCACCGGGGATCCCGGGATCGAAATAGCGCGCAGCCACTACGCCGATCAAAAAGACCGCATCGCCGATGCGGGACGCGATCCCGCCGCGGTGCGGATCTGCCCGATGGCCTACGCGGTGGTGGGCGAGTCCGAGGCCCACGCCAAGGACCGCGAAGCCCTGTTTCTCAACGAGCTGGTGCACCCCATGGCGTCGCTGACCCTGCTGTCGGAGCTGATGAATTACGACTTCGCCCAACACGATCTCGACGATCCCGTCACCGACGAGCTCATCGCGTCGGCCTCCGGCATTCGCGGGCTGGTGCAGAACCTGCGCGCGCATATCGGTGGGGACACTGTCACCGTGCGCGATCTGGCCGGTCATCGCGCGACCCTGCTGCAGGGGCCCCGTTTCGTCGGCACCGGAGAGCAGGTCGCCGAACAGATGGCGGACTGGTTCCACAGCGGTGCCTGTGACGGTTTCGTGCTGGCCGCAACGCATTTGCCCGGCGCGTTCGAGGACGTCGTCCGCATGGTGGTCCCCGAACTGCAACGACGCGGCCTGTTCCGCACCGAATACGAGTCGGCGACACTACGGGGACACCTTGGGCTGCAACGACCTTCGAACGCACGCGTCGGGGCCCATGCTTGACGGGCTGCGGGTGCTCGACCTCGCAACGCTGGCGGCCGCTCCACTGGTCGCGACCTATCTGGGTGAGTTCGGCGCCGACGTGATCAAGGTCGAAGAACCCCGGCACGGCGATCCGATTCGCGCATGGGGTAGCCAGCGCGACGGCGTCGGGCTGATGTGGAAGTCCATCTCGCGCAACAAGCGATCGATCACGTTGGACCTGCGCTGTGCGGAAGGTCAGGCGCTGGTGCGCCGCCTGGTCGAGCGCGCCGACGTCGCCATCTTCAACACCCGGCCGCAGACGTTGCGCAAGTGGGGGTTGGACTACGAGAGCCTGCGGGCGGTCAACGACCGGATCGTGATGCTGCACATCACGGGTTACGGGTTGACCGGGCCGAAGAGCGAGCGCCCGGGCTTCGGCACGCTCGGGGAAGCGATGAGCGGGTTCGCCCATATCACCGGGCAGGCCGGCGGACCGCCGACGCTGCCGCCGTTCATGTTGGCCGACGGCGTCGCGTCGCTGAACGCCGCGTACGCGGTGATGATGGCGCTCTACCACCGTGACGTCCACGGCGGACCGGGGCAACTGATCGATGTTAACCTCATCGACCCGCTGGCGCGGCTGCTGGAGCAGACGCTGCTGGGCTACGACCAATTGGGATTGGTGCCGGAACGGGACGGCAACCGGTGGGACATTTCTGCCCCCCGCAACACCTACCGCACCGCGGACGGAAGGTGGCTGGCCATGTCCGGCAGCTCGCCCGCGTTGGCGCTACGGGTGTTCCGCGCGATAGGCCGCGACGACCTGCTGCGGGACGCCGACTTCCTGGACCCGCAGCGGCGGCTGGCGCGGGCCCGCGACGTCGACGCCGCGGTCGCGGATTGGGTTGCCACCAAGACGCTTTCGGAGGCGATGGCGGTCTTCGAAGCGCACGAGGTGGCCGCGGCGCCGGTCTATGACATCAGCGATTTGGTCGGCGACGAGCAGCTCGCGCATCGCGGGGTGTTCGTCTCGGTCGACGACCAACAACTCGGGCCCATGACCGTGCAGGCCCCGGTGCCGCGCTTCTCCTCAGCAGCCGGGACGGTCGACCGTTTGGGTCCCCGCCTCGGGGAACACAACGCCGAGGTCTATGGCGATTTACTCGGTTTGGCCGCCAACGAGATTGATGACCTGCGCGCTCGGGGCGTGCTGTAGCAGAAGGAACTTCGTACCGATGACCCCTCTTCTTCGCCGCTCCGAGCTGGCCGTGCCGGCGAGCAACGACGACATGTTCGACAAGGCCGCCGGGTGTGGCGCCGACCTGGTTTTCCTCGACCTCGAGGACGCGGTGCCCGCGGCGTTCAAGGAGGAATCGCGCGCCAAGGCGATCGGTGCGCTCAACGACATCGATTGGGGTCGCACCGCGCGCGCCGTGCGAATCAACGGCCTGGACACCCCGTGGTGCCACGACGATCTCATCGAAGTGGTGACCAAGGCCGGCGAAAATCTTGACACGATCATCGTCCCGAAGGCCCGCACGGCCCGCGACGTCTGGTGGGTGGACGTGCTGCTCAGCCAGCTTGAGTCAAAGCTCGGCCTGGGTAAGCGCATTCGGCTCGAAGTCCTCATCGAGGAGGTCGAAGGCCTTGCCAACGCCGAGGCGATCGCGGCGTCCAGCCCCCGGCTGGACGCTTTGATCTTCGGGGTGGGCGATTTCTCCTTGTCGCAGGGTGCGCGGGTGGACACGAACTTCGTCCCGCTCGGCGAATATCCCGGTGATTTCTGGCAGTACGCGCGCAACAAGGTGATCGTGGCGGCGCGTATCGCCGGCATCGACGCGATCGACGCGCCCTACCCCGACTTCAAGGACCTGTCGGGCTATGAGCGCGACGCCCGTCGCGCCTCGCTGATGGGATACACCGGAAAGTGGGCGATTCACCCCGGCCAGGTTCCCGTCGCCAACACGGTCTACTCGCCGACCGCGGACGAAATCGCGCGCGCCGAACGAAATCTCGCCGCCTACCGGGAAGCCGAGGCCAAAGGACGCGGCGCCGTCGGAGTCAACGGCGTCTTGGTCGATGCCGCGCACGTCAAGATGGCGCAGCAGACACTTGCGCGCGCCGCATTGATCAACGGCAGTTGTTAGCCGATCACCACCAAGAGGTCGCCGCCTTCGACCTGGGCGGTGCGCGCCACCGCGATGCGCGTCACCTTTCCGGCCTTGGGCGCGGTAACG
It includes:
- a CDS encoding SDR family NAD(P)-dependent oxidoreductase yields the protein MTARASFDFTGTAALITGGTSGIGHAIATLFRDAGAEVTITGTKPAAKDYDADLSGMDYRRLQITDHTSVDALAASFTRLDVLVNNAGANFPGGLDESKPEGFDASVALNLTGPYRLTVGLYRALKSSTAPGGASVVNLASMSALRAVPLVPGYGAAKAGIVCLTRNLAVKWAGKGIRVNAVAPGTIDTPMTAPMHGAAELVESELAHIPLRRFGSASEIAPTVAFLCTEHSSYTSGAVFVVDGASDCI
- a CDS encoding VOC family protein; the protein is MASLVSGALRPEDFYHTGIVVPDLDAAMARLSALAGYRWITPMSYTLPFRTATGTRELTSTFVYSLQAPHVELIQEVPESPWTAAPGNSIHHLGYFTDNLADTARALEDNGFAFEATADVSKSDLALFAYYIDAFGTRIEIVDRALFPDFPAFLKSAAPTET
- a CDS encoding LLM class flavin-dependent oxidoreductase, with the protein product MLLTVLRFNFASPHGEPRTQGELIRAALELAQWGESHGITSISVDEHHATGHGWSCNPIMTAAMFLARTSTLIASVDCALGPLWNPVRLAEDIALVDNMSRGRLHTTVGLGYRTVEYDSLGIDFGRRGALMDALVERMLSVWSGVDSGAGVCTGTWTRPHPPLYVGGGARATARRAARFGLPLSLADHLPDIAAYYRELCSDAGIKPLILMPGPVNRGMIFLHEDPDRAWAELGEHILWEAVTYGEWSTDQRSLMHLPGVQTLDEVKASGRYRFLTPDQLIAEVRDADNYGPLVMHPLVGGMPVDEAWKSVQLLTDKVLPALS
- a CDS encoding GntR family transcriptional regulator, coding for MSAIDISGTVRERAARELRDRILTGALPAGSRVDLDAITAEFATSRTPVREALLELSFEGLVRVAPRSGVTVIGISPEDVLDSFTILGVLTGQAAAWAAERIGPDELDMLRALAADVAARSGDDSIGEANWHFHQGIHRAAHSPRLLTQIKQAARVVPSNFLTLFPEHEKHSLDEHQELLDALGDKDAERARAIAERHVLDAGRSLAEWLQQLRTA
- a CDS encoding LLM class flavin-dependent oxidoreductase, producing MGDRRTDRMALVAFMQAGSTSVYAGSWRHPATEHRYLDASYYAKIGRQLEEGCFDLMFFDDRLAMPGVYGGSVSEAVSYGARPVKLDLGVVLGVLAQATSRIGLGATYSTTYYAPFHVARTFATLDHLSGGRAAWNVVTSVNDSEAQNFGVDAHLGHDERYDRADEFMDVVTGLWDTWEDDAILHDRASGRYADPAKVHELGHAGRYFSARGPLTVPRTPQGRPVIIQAGSSGRGREFASRWAELIFTGDPGIEIARSHYADQKDRIADAGRDPAAVRICPMAYAVVGESEAHAKDREALFLNELVHPMASLTLLSELMNYDFAQHDLDDPVTDELIASASGIRGLVQNLRAHIGGDTVTVRDLAGHRATLLQGPRFVGTGEQVAEQMADWFHSGACDGFVLAATHLPGAFEDVVRMVVPELQRRGLFRTEYESATLRGHLGLQRPSNARVGAHA
- a CDS encoding CaiB/BaiF CoA transferase family protein, with product MLDGLRVLDLATLAAAPLVATYLGEFGADVIKVEEPRHGDPIRAWGSQRDGVGLMWKSISRNKRSITLDLRCAEGQALVRRLVERADVAIFNTRPQTLRKWGLDYESLRAVNDRIVMLHITGYGLTGPKSERPGFGTLGEAMSGFAHITGQAGGPPTLPPFMLADGVASLNAAYAVMMALYHRDVHGGPGQLIDVNLIDPLARLLEQTLLGYDQLGLVPERDGNRWDISAPRNTYRTADGRWLAMSGSSPALALRVFRAIGRDDLLRDADFLDPQRRLARARDVDAAVADWVATKTLSEAMAVFEAHEVAAAPVYDISDLVGDEQLAHRGVFVSVDDQQLGPMTVQAPVPRFSSAAGTVDRLGPRLGEHNAEVYGDLLGLAANEIDDLRARGVL
- a CDS encoding HpcH/HpaI aldolase/citrate lyase family protein, which codes for MTPLLRRSELAVPASNDDMFDKAAGCGADLVFLDLEDAVPAAFKEESRAKAIGALNDIDWGRTARAVRINGLDTPWCHDDLIEVVTKAGENLDTIIVPKARTARDVWWVDVLLSQLESKLGLGKRIRLEVLIEEVEGLANAEAIAASSPRLDALIFGVGDFSLSQGARVDTNFVPLGEYPGDFWQYARNKVIVAARIAGIDAIDAPYPDFKDLSGYERDARRASLMGYTGKWAIHPGQVPVANTVYSPTADEIARAERNLAAYREAEAKGRGAVGVNGVLVDAAHVKMAQQTLARAALINGSC